Within Peptococcaceae bacterium 1198_IL3148, the genomic segment GACAACACCAAGTTCACCATTCAACTGATCACCCCCATCGCTATGGAAGAAGGTCTGCGCTTTGCTGTTCGTGAAGGTGGCCGTACCGTAGGCGCTGGCGTTGTAACCAAGGTTCTGGCTTAGTTTTAGATTTGTATTATTAGGAGGTGGGTTAACAACCCCCACCTCCTATTGTGTGCACAAAGGCCATCAAAGCCTTAGCGATGAAGTGGAAGGTTGCCTGTGTTAGCAGGGAAATTTTCACAGAGAAGTCCGCTGTAATCGGGCGATAAGGAGGAAAACAAATGAAGAAGCAAAAAATTCGTATCAGATTGAAGGCATACGATCATCAAATGCTAGACCAATCTGCTTTAAAGATAGTAGATACTGCAAAACGTACAGGTGCCTCGGTTGCTGGTCCAGTGCCACTGCCAACAGAAAAAAGCATCTATACAATTTTGCGTTCACCACACGTTAACAAAGATTCCCGTGAACAATTTGAAATGCGTGTGCATAAAAGATTAATTGATATCATTGAGCCAACACCAAAAACAGTTGACTCATTAATGCGCCTAGATTTACCTGCTGGCGTAGATATAGAAATTAAGTTATAATAGTAAAGGTTTTGCATGAGAAACGCCCGGGTCAGTGTTCCTGGGTAGAAACCGATTAAGTTCGGAAAACGAACCGCTAATCGTGTCATAGGAGGTGCAGCAACAGTGGATAAAATGGTTTTAGGAAGAAAAGTTGGTATGACTCAAATTTTAACTCCCGATGGCAAGGCAATTCCAGTGACAGTGGTGGAAGCTGGTCCTTGTGTGGTAACTCAAAAGAAAACCGTTGCATCAGATGGTTACAATGCTGTACAAATTGGTTTTGAAGATGTTCGGGAAAAATTGCTGAACAAGCCACAGAAAGGTCACTTAAATAAAGCTGGCGTTCGTCCATTGCGAGTTCTGCGCGAGTTCAAGCCTGAAAATGTTGACGACTACCAAGTGGGCCAAGAAATTAAGGCAGATGTTTTTGCCGAAGGCGAAAAGGTAGATGTGGTTGGTACCAGTAAAGGTCATGGTTTTTCTGGTAGCATTAAAAGACATGGCTTCCATCGTGGACCAATGGCTCACGGTTCTAAGTATCACCGTGGTTCAGGTTCACTAGGTTCTATGGAACCTGCTAGAGTTTTTAAAGGCAGAAAATTACCTGGACATTACGGGGTGGATCGGGTGACCGTTCAAAACCTGGAAATTGTCAAGGTAGATGCCGAGCGTAATTTGCTTGCCATTAAAGGCGCTGTTCCCGGACCACGGGGTGGCCTGCTGGTAATTAAAAACGCAGTTAAGGCCAACTAAACGGTGGCGGAAGGAGGAGTAAGTGATGCCTAAAGTATCGGTTTTCAATATAAACGGCGATCAAGTCGGTGAAATTGAACTA encodes:
- the tuf gene encoding elongation factor Tu (EF-Tu; promotes GTP-dependent binding of aminoacyl-tRNA to the A-site of ribosomes during protein biosynthesis; when the tRNA anticodon matches the mRNA codon, GTP hydrolysis results; the inactive EF-Tu-GDP leaves the ribosome and release of GDP is promoted by elongation factor Ts; many prokaryotes have two copies of the gene encoding EF-Tu), whose translation is DNTKFTIQLITPIAMEEGLRFAVREGGRTVGAGVVTKVLA
- the rpsJ gene encoding 30S ribosomal protein S10 gives rise to the protein MKKQKIRIRLKAYDHQMLDQSALKIVDTAKRTGASVAGPVPLPTEKSIYTILRSPHVNKDSREQFEMRVHKRLIDIIEPTPKTVDSLMRLDLPAGVDIEIKL
- the rplC gene encoding 50S ribosomal protein L3 — protein: MDKMVLGRKVGMTQILTPDGKAIPVTVVEAGPCVVTQKKTVASDGYNAVQIGFEDVREKLLNKPQKGHLNKAGVRPLRVLREFKPENVDDYQVGQEIKADVFAEGEKVDVVGTSKGHGFSGSIKRHGFHRGPMAHGSKYHRGSGSLGSMEPARVFKGRKLPGHYGVDRVTVQNLEIVKVDAERNLLAIKGAVPGPRGGLLVIKNAVKAN